Proteins found in one Asterias rubens chromosome 12, eAstRub1.3, whole genome shotgun sequence genomic segment:
- the LOC117297773 gene encoding E3 ubiquitin-protein ligase Topors-like gives MVPVESTRLSDSDVLSPDTDRPGPLHYSVHGVGLYGSRMASPEVTPERLLPTLKSDGSSSRSGTPDSDCSICLGKVNNKAFTDACFHTFCFVCLLEWSKIKATCPLCKTTFKSIIHNVVSNDVYDQYHLKPTDNGSFGSDRRGRRFRYSTTMTEEHRSELTWRRNRALRRRYQSSYQIHIQAASEERRRLIYRANLWARHMGSNPYTLYRDISTDFFSRNPAITHRLVPWLRRDLGVLFTGEDHVTFMTQYILSLLPNVHLQTEEFHEQLRPFLYGQTEHFIHELVSFARSPYDMNTYDRIAQYDFTSTQQTNQTTSQLPQFGPQGSSDIDVISVSSEDEVIEVPTLSSLLRSDSTSSNTSRAASEQVEALDLSSTHNPEPPSILPDPDQPGPSGFFSNPPVDVKTEPTSFPSLITDDDSEIEIVEVLKPYEERTPEFVIVVSSSTEEEHTDVRRTKQGGKRHQKKKHIQDPEGSPDTQGSSKHRSQSVENGHNEETHRHSNKRKHKDRKHHRHRDSAASSKSHSSQSNHAVKHQERSSHLHERKSRSKSKSLHTFREVDGDRSREQNNSRKDSSSSSHSRGSSKHKYVNRNSQEASGVGRGSHHEETLSADTRECWELLWRNRSQKNAVSEYGNCFEHPSRREAVREEHTHSHHHDPAISRKHKTSGSENGRERTKSRRADDSKHSLLPLTMVISRKKRTLADRYERSDSSTDVLSVSSSHSRHKHKKHKKHKRHKSKEDRKQLHSVTEQRLSTDRVYVQEDTANDGDESSTSTEEDFGSRQPFFI, from the exons ATGGTTCCTGTTGAGTCAACTCGACTCTCTGATAGTGATGTGCTATCACCTGACACTGACAGACCCGGCCCCTTGCACTATTCTGTGCATGGTGTTGGACTATATGG ATCCAGGATGGCAAGCCCAGAAGTGACCCCGGAACGGCTGTTGCCAACCCTCAAGAGCGATGGCTCATCATCCCGTAGTGGTACGCCTGATTCTGACTGCTCAATCTGCCTTGGAAAGGTCAACAATAAAGCCTTCACCGACGCCTGCTTTCACACTTTCTGTTTCGTCTGTCTACTCGAGTGGTCAAAAATCAAAGCAACTTGTCCACTGTGCAAGACAACGTTCAAGTCTATCATACACAATGTGGTGTCGAACGATGTCTACGATCAATATCATCTGAAACCGACTGACAATGGTTCGTTTGGGTCGGATCGACGTGGGAGGCGGTTCAGGTACTCTACAACAATGACCGAGGAGCACAGGAGTGAGTTGACTTGGCGTCGTAATCGTGCTCTACGCAGACGCTACCAAAGTTCATACCAGATTCACATACAAGCTGCTTCTGAGGAGCGTCGTCGTCTCATCTATAGAGCCAACCTGTGGGCCAGGCACATGGGATCTAATCCCTATACTCTGTACCGCGATATCTCCACTGATTTCTTCAGCAGGAATCCTGCCATAACCCATCGCTTGGTGCCGTGGCTGAGACGAGATCTTGGCGTACTGTTCACTGGAGAGGACCATGTGACCTTCATGACTCAGTACATTTTATCACTGCTTCCAAATGTACACCTTCAAACTGAGGAGTTCCATGAACAGTTGCGACCCTTCCTGTACGGCCAAACAGAGCATTTTATCCACGAGCTGGTCAGCTTTGCGCGATCCCCTTATGATATGAACACGTATGATCGGATCGCTCAGTATGACTTTACATCCACCCAACAGACAAACCAAACAACGTCACAATTGCCACAGTTTGGCCCTCAAGGCAGCTCAGATATTGATGTAATCAGTGTATCATCAGAAGATGAAGTCATCGAAGTCCCCACCTTGAGTAGCCTCTTAAGGTCAGACAGCACCTCCTCCAATACCTCACGAGCAGCAAGTGAACAAGTTGAGGCATTAGACTTATCAAGTACTCACAACCCTGAGCCGCCTTCCATCCTACCGGATCCAGACCAACCTGGCCCATCGGGATTCTTTTCCAATCCACCAGTTGATGTGAAAACAGAGCCAACTTCTTTCCCAAGTCTAATCACCGACGATGACAGTGAAATTGAAATCGTCGAAGTCCTCAAACCGTACGAGGAACGCACCCCAGAGTTTGTGATCGTTGTGTCCTCTAGCACTGAAGAGGAGCATACTGATGTAAGACGGACAAAACAGGGCGGTAAACGACACCAGAAGAAGAAACATATCCAGGACCCTGAAGGTAGTCCAGACACTCAAGGGTCATCTAAACATCGCAGCCAGTCTGTCGAGAACGGCCACAATGAAGAAACTCACAGACATTCAAACAAGAGAAAACATAAAGACCGCAAACATCATAGACACAGGGATTCCGCTGCGTCCTCAAAGAGTCATAGCTCTCAGTCAAACCATGCAGTAAAACACCAGGAAAGGTCGTCACATCTACATGAAAGAAAATCAAGGTCAAAATCCAAGTCCCTCCATACTTTTAGAGAAGTGGATGGAGATAGAAGTAGAGAGCAGAACAACAGCAGGAAAGATTCCTCTAGTTCGTCACACTCCAGAGGCAGCTCAAAACACAAATATGTTAACAGAAATTCTCAAGAAGCTTCTGGTGTTGGACGAGGATCGCATCACGAGGAGACGTTGTCTGCCGACACTAGGGAGTGCTGGGAATTACTTTGGAGGAACAGGAGCCAGAAGAATGCCGTTTCAGAGTATGGAAACTGTTTCGAGCATCCTTCAAGAAGGGAAGCTGTTAGAGAAGAACATACACACAGTCATCATCATGACCCAGCAATCTCCCGAAAACACAAAACCAGCGGCTCTGAAAATGGTAGAGAGAGAACAAAGAGCAGACGTGCCGACGATTCTAAACATTCACTCCTACCTCTTACCATGGTCATAAGTCGGAAAAAGAGAACATTAGCGGACAGGTATGAAAGATCCGATAGCAGCACCGATGTACTGTCGGTGTCGTCAAGCCATAGTAGgcacaaacacaaaaagcaCAAGAAACATAAACGCCATAAAAGCAAGGAAGATAGGAAACAACTTCATTCAGTGACAGAACAACGATTGTCCACAGACAGGGTCTATGTGCAGGAAGATACAGCAAATGATGGAGATGAAAGTTCGACATCCACGGAGGAAGACTTTGGATCCAGGCAGCCCTTTTTTATTTAA